The Trichomycterus rosablanca isolate fTriRos1 chromosome 15, fTriRos1.hap1, whole genome shotgun sequence genome contains a region encoding:
- the LOC134328819 gene encoding serine/threonine-protein kinase pim-1-like isoform X3, with protein sequence MKMVFKPPHCNSVLKLLDWFDTPEHYILILERPIPCMDLFDFIQQFPMNEAVAQLIMWQVVLAAIHCHDCGVFHRDIKPENLLVNTETLEVKLIDFGCGDLHKETAYTSFSGTKSYAPPEWIVEKEMYGCPATVWSLGVLLHTIVCGEMPFGDEVEIVDGGLDFLPELSDSICVDEDYRKKTVCVCVKDLK encoded by the exons ATGAAGATGGTATTCAAGCCACCTCACTGTAATTCTGTGCTGAAACTACTGGATTGGTTTGACACGCCCGAGCACTACATCCTAATCCTGGAGCGACCCATCCCCTGTATGGACCTCTTTGACTTCATTCAGCAATTCCCAATGAATGAAGCTGTGGCTCAGCTCATCATGTGGCAGGTGGTTCTGGCTGCAATTCACTGCCATGATTGTGGAGTTTTTCACCGGGACATCAAGCCAGAAAATCTTCTGGTGAACACCGAGACACTGGAGGTCAAGCTGATCGACTTTGGCTGTGGGGACTTACACAAGGAAACAGCGTACACCTCATTTTCAG GCACTAAGTCATACGCTCCACCTGAGTGGATAGTTGAGAAGGAAATGTATGGCTGCCCTGCTACTGTGTGGAGTCTGGGCGTACTCCTGCACACCATAGTTTGTGGAGAGATGCCGTTCGGGGATGAAGTGGAGATTGTTGATGGGGGCCTGGACTTTTTACCTGAACTTTCTGaca GCATCTGCGTGGATGAAGATTATAGAAagaagactgtgtgtgtgtgtgtgaaagaccttaaataa
- the LOC134328391 gene encoding uncharacterized protein LOC134328391, translating into MDLGKFLPKITEGSLRKVACAAGVVLLGSAGLIYYRRWRRTNPPPELSQPATNDHEERLDETSDLQVDMPNWQLVATDPLPTEEAVIPHSGNCGLQSTSRIIRFLSTECHCSQSESVQLRRRFVCVVQGSEIQQWWFTIADTCRVNHLGFPYYTTSEVSFTGIHSISGTVTAFVSCRRLETFANVLLEDRVQTFHEVTRDCSQLWADGQEDAAHCVENSSFYTPYMDFESDSEGSDEGSLSPEESEVPFISCHLKDCGIADVALKLPALREAFSTLLTSVHLQNLLFVSGKELVMHLAALNNQDVLKVQLSYEALIRFLRGAANRSSIELEMLEIQLHLNFLDVLYELVVFGWFTFDSAPEFMDGGFLDQLFKHIMSWDPEIWETAAQQCFLALQDQLTEFLRVVFSQPLELYEDPKGLAHVVLELLKRHVQQMLQTTKKY; encoded by the exons ATGGACCTTGGCAAATTTCTGCCTAAAATCACTGAGGGAAGTCTCAGGAAGGTGGCGTGCGCCGCTGGCGTGGTACTGTTGGGTTCAGCCGGCTTGATTTATTACCGCCGTTGGCGCAGAACCAACCCGCCACCTGAGCTCTCTCAGCCGGCCACGAATG ACCATGAAGAAAGACTGGATGAGACCAGTGATCTTCAG gtCGACATGCCAAACTGGCAATTGGTGGCCACTGACCCGCTGCCCACAGAGGAAGCCGTGATTCCG CATTCTGGCAATTGTGGACTGCAGAGCACATCCAGAATCATCCGGTTCCTCTCTACTGAATGTCACTGTTCTCAGTCTGAG TCAGTGCAGCTCAGACGacgctttgtgtgtgtggtacaaGGGTCAGAGATCCAGCAGTGGTGGTTCACCATTGCTGACACCTGCCGTGTAAATCATCTT GGTTTCCCCTACTACACCACCAGTGAAGTTTCTTTCACTGGCATACAT AGTATTTCTGGAACGGTGACTGCATTTGTGTCCTGTCGCCGCTTGGAGACCTTCGCTAACGTCCTGCTGGAGGACCGTGTG CAAACCTTCCACGAGGTGACCAGGGACTGCAGCCAGCTGTGGGCCGACGGACAGGAGGACGCCGCTCACTGTGTGGAGAACTCCAGCTTTTACACACCGTACATGGACTTCGAGAGCGACTCCGAGGGCAGCGACGAGGGCAGTCTTTCTCCCGAGGAGAGCGAGGTGCCTTTCATCAG CTGCCACCTCAAGGACTGCGGCATCGCAGACGTCGCCCTGAAGCTGCCTGCGCTCCGTGAGGCGTTCTCT ACCCTGTTGACCAGCGTTCACCTCCAGAACTTGCTGTTTGTGAGCGGCAAAGAGCTGGTGATGCACCTAGCAGCCCTGAACAATCAG GATGTGCTCAAGGTGCAGCTCTCTTACGAGGCTCTGATTCGCTTCCTAAGAGGAGCAGCCAATCGGAGCTCAATCGAGCTGGAGATGTTGGAGATACAG CTGCACTTGAACTTTCTCGATGTGCTGTATGAACTCGTCGTCTTCGGCTGGTTCACGTTCGACTCTGCACCCGAGTTT ATGGATGGAGGATTCCTGGATCAACTGTTTAAGCACATCATGAGTTGGGACCCGGAGATCTGGGAAACTGCAGCTCAGCAATGCTTCCTGGCTCTTCAA GATCAGCTGACCGAATTCCTCCGAGTGGTTTTCTCGCAGCCACTGGAGCTTTATGAAGATCCCAAAGGCCTGGCTCATGTGGTGCTGGAGCTCCTGAAGCGGCACGTCCAGCAGATGCTGCAGACCACGAAGAAATACTGA
- the LOC134328819 gene encoding serine/threonine-protein kinase pim-1-like isoform X1, with protein MKMVFKPPHCNSVLKLLDWFDTPEHYILILERPIPCMDLFDFIQQFPMNEAVAQLIMWQVVLAAIHCHDCGVFHRDIKPENLLVNTETLEVKLIDFGCGDLHKETAYTSFSGTKSYAPPEWIVEKEMYGCPATVWSLGVLLHTIVCGEMPFGDEVEIVDGGLDFLPELSDTCYHLISRCLEKQPEKRLSLKEILQHEWFTENSMRLGHLRG; from the exons ATGAAGATGGTATTCAAGCCACCTCACTGTAATTCTGTGCTGAAACTACTGGATTGGTTTGACACGCCCGAGCACTACATCCTAATCCTGGAGCGACCCATCCCCTGTATGGACCTCTTTGACTTCATTCAGCAATTCCCAATGAATGAAGCTGTGGCTCAGCTCATCATGTGGCAGGTGGTTCTGGCTGCAATTCACTGCCATGATTGTGGAGTTTTTCACCGGGACATCAAGCCAGAAAATCTTCTGGTGAACACCGAGACACTGGAGGTCAAGCTGATCGACTTTGGCTGTGGGGACTTACACAAGGAAACAGCGTACACCTCATTTTCAG GCACTAAGTCATACGCTCCACCTGAGTGGATAGTTGAGAAGGAAATGTATGGCTGCCCTGCTACTGTGTGGAGTCTGGGCGTACTCCTGCACACCATAGTTTGTGGAGAGATGCCGTTCGGGGATGAAGTGGAGATTGTTGATGGGGGCCTGGACTTTTTACCTGAACTTTCTGaca CATGCTACCATCTGATAAGTAGGTGTCTGGAGAAACAGCCTGAAAAACGTCTCAGCCTTAAAGAAATCCTTCAGCATGAGTGGTTTACAGAGAACAGTATGAGGTTAGG GCATCTGCGTGGATGA
- the LOC134328829 gene encoding histone H1-like gives MVEEAPAPASSAPAKAPKKKTATKPKKAGPSVGELIVKAVSASKERSGVSLAALKKALSAGGYDVEKNNSRVKLAVKSLVTKGTLVQTKGTGASGSFKLNKKQTEAKKPAAKKAAAPKVKKAAKKPAAAKKPKKVTAKKPEAAKKSPKKNKKPAAAANKATKSPKKAKKPATPKKAAKSPKKAKAAKPKTAKHKAAKAKKAAPKKK, from the coding sequence atggtagaagaagctccagcaccggccagctcggcccccgccaaggctcctaaaaagaagaccgcgaccaaacccaagaaagcgggtcccagcgtcggcgagctgatcgtcaaagctgtttccgcttccaaggagaggagcggcgtgtccctggccgccctgaagaaagctctgtctgcaggtggatacgacgtggagaagaacaactcccgcgtcaaactcgccgtcaaaagcctggtgaccaagggcaccctggtgcagaccaagggcaccggcgcctcaggctctttcaagctcaacaagaagcagaccgaggcgaagaagcccgcggccaaaaaagccgccgctcctaaagtgaaaaaggCCGCAAAGAAACCCGCCGCTGCAAAGAAGCCCAAGAAGGTAACAGCCAAGAAGCCCGAAGCCGCTAAGAAGTCCCCCAAGAAGAACAAGAAACCCGCTGCTGCCGCTAACAAAGCCACCAAGAGCCCCAAGAAGGCTAAGAAGCCGGCGACCCCCAAGAAGGCAGCCAAGAGTCCTAAAAAAGCCAAGGCAGCCAAACCCAAAACCGCTAAGCACAAAGCGGCCAAGGCCAAAAAAGCTGCACCCAAGAAGAAGTAA
- the LOC134328819 gene encoding serine/threonine-protein kinase pim-1-like isoform X2 has translation MKMVFKPPHCNSVLKLLDWFDTPEHYILILERPIPCMDLFDFIQQFPMNEAVAQLIMWQVVLAAIHCHDCGVFHRDIKPENLLVNTETLEVKLIDFGCGDLHKETAYTSFSGTKSYAPPEWIVEKEMYGCPATVWSLGVLLHTIVCGEMPFGDEVEIVDGGLDFLPELSDTCYHLISRCLEKQPEKRLSLKEILQHEWFTENSMRHLRG, from the exons ATGAAGATGGTATTCAAGCCACCTCACTGTAATTCTGTGCTGAAACTACTGGATTGGTTTGACACGCCCGAGCACTACATCCTAATCCTGGAGCGACCCATCCCCTGTATGGACCTCTTTGACTTCATTCAGCAATTCCCAATGAATGAAGCTGTGGCTCAGCTCATCATGTGGCAGGTGGTTCTGGCTGCAATTCACTGCCATGATTGTGGAGTTTTTCACCGGGACATCAAGCCAGAAAATCTTCTGGTGAACACCGAGACACTGGAGGTCAAGCTGATCGACTTTGGCTGTGGGGACTTACACAAGGAAACAGCGTACACCTCATTTTCAG GCACTAAGTCATACGCTCCACCTGAGTGGATAGTTGAGAAGGAAATGTATGGCTGCCCTGCTACTGTGTGGAGTCTGGGCGTACTCCTGCACACCATAGTTTGTGGAGAGATGCCGTTCGGGGATGAAGTGGAGATTGTTGATGGGGGCCTGGACTTTTTACCTGAACTTTCTGaca CATGCTACCATCTGATAAGTAGGTGTCTGGAGAAACAGCCTGAAAAACGTCTCAGCCTTAAAGAAATCCTTCAGCATGAGTGGTTTACAGAGAACAGTATGAG GCATCTGCGTGGATGA
- the LOC134328390 gene encoding arf-GAP with coiled-coil, ANK repeat and PH domain-containing protein 2-like, with protein sequence MAEKQKRRENQRASLMQRFFCWPVCLTRPRTSSQDDLNEDSRQKYDVDRESRVVMEGFLFKRASNVFKTWNRRWFMIKDNQLIYKSKSKREATVLIEDVRLCRIEHSENIRHSFHFQLVSPTKGCFLKADSEEIGQAWMKVIQNIITKPDDADRSDSLETLDRKSSSSSAVSSESDQHQKASEASASVAEISLGEVIFECAAELNDSDASVESGGKYSTYSFSGVCSVGAEEEILSDEESPEDPTTSVHFFNNPEP encoded by the exons ATGGCTGAGAAACAGAAGAGACGTGAGAACCAACGTGCTTCTTTAATGCAGAGATTCTTTTGTTGGCCGGTTTGTCTGACCCGTCCTCGGACGTCTTCTCAGGACGACCTGAATGAGGACAGCAGACAGAAATACGATGTGGACAGAGAGAGCAGGGTCGTTATGGAGGGATTTCTGTTCAAGAGGGCCAGCAATGTGTTTAAGACATGGAACAG GCGCTGGTTTATGATTAAGGACAATCAGCTCATTTACAAGAGCAAGTCTAAG cgtgaggcgactgtgctgaTAGAAGATGTGAGATTGTGTAGGATTGAACACTCTGAGAACATCAGACACAGCTTTCACTTCCAGCTGGTTTCACCCACTAA ggggTGTTTTTTGAAAGCTGATTCGGAGGAGATTGGACAGGCTTGGATGAAAGTAATACAGAACATCATTACCAAGCCTGATGATGCTGACAGATCAGACAGCTTGGAG ACACTAGACAGGAAGTCGTCATCATCGTCTGCAGTTAGTTCAGAATCAGATCAGCACCAAAAAGCATCTGAAGCTTCAG CCTCTGTAGCTGAGATCAGCCTTGGTGAAGTGATCTTTGAATGTGCTGCTGAGTTGAATGACTCTGATGCCTCTGTTGAGAGCGGTGGTAAGTATAGTACATACAGCTTTTCAGGGGTTTGTTCTGTAGGTGCAGAAGAAGAAATCCTGAGCGATGAAGAAAGCCCAGAGGATCCAACCACCAGCGTTCATTTCTTCAACAATCCTGAACCATGA
- the LOC134328735 gene encoding zinc finger protein 883-like, protein MKPVKKEEPEDTDEPKLNKDFSCSSCPRSSTTQNQLHNHIKSCNRVKYESLVKIKTEHEDLTPTRSSSNQQTSSGTVSINTSLSHTQREGNVCSQCGKSFSTRGTLKIHQRIHTGEKPYQCSQCGKNFNQQSHFKRHQRIHTREKPYQCLQCEKSFNQQSNLKIHQHIHTEEKPYQCSQCEKSFNQQSNLKIHQRIHTGEKPYQCSQCGKSFNHQSTLKRHQRIHTGEKPYQCSQCEKSFNGQSTLKRHQRIHTGEKSYQCSQCGKSFNHQSTLKRHQRIHTGEKPYQCLQCGKSFNEQSHFKRHQRIHTGEKPYQCSQCVKSFNTQSDLKIHQRIHTEEKPYQCSQCEKSFNGQSDLKRHQRIHIGEKPYQCSQCGRSFNHQSTLKRHQRIHTGEKPYQCLQCGKSFNGQSTLKRHQRIHTGEKSYQCSQCGKSFNHQSTLKRHQRIHTGEKPYQCLQCGKSFNEQSHFKRHQRIHTGEKPYQCLQCGKSFNQLSHFKRHQRIHTGEKPYQCSQCVKSFNTQSDLKIHQRIHTEEKPYQCSQCEKSFNGQSDLKRHQRIHIGEKPYQCSQCGRSFNHQSTLKRHQRIHTGEKP, encoded by the exons atgaagcctgtgaagaaggaagaacctgaagatacagaTGAACCCA aactgaacaaggatttctcctgctcctcgtgtccacgttcctctacaacccaaaatcagctccataatcacatcaagagctgcaaccgtGTTAAATATGAGagtctggtgaagattaagactgaacatgaggatctgacgcccaccagaagctccagtaatcagcaaacgtcctctggtactgtcagcattaacacgtctctcagtcacacacagagagaaggaaacgtctgctcacagtgtgggaagagcttcagtacccggggtactctcaaaatacaccagcgcattcacactggagagaaaccatatcagtgctcacagtgtgggaagaattttaatcaacagagtcattttaaaagacaccagcgcattcacactagagaaaaaccatatcagtgcttacagtgtgagaagagttttaatcaacagagtaatctcaaaatacaccagcacattcacactgaagagaaaccgtatcagtgctcacagtgtgagaagagttttaatcaacagagtaatctcaaaatacaccagcgcattcacactggagagaaaccatatcagtgctcacagtgtggaaagagttttaatcatcagagtactctcaaaagacaccagcgcattcacactggagagaaaccatatcagtgctcacagtgtgagaagagtttcaATGGACAGAGtactctcaaaagacaccagcgcattcacactggagagaaatcatatcagtgctcacagtgtggaaagagttttaatcatcagagtactctcaaaagacaccagcgcattcacactggagagaaaccatatcagtgcttacagtgtgggaagagttttaatgaacagagtcattttaaaagacaccagcgcattcacactggagaaaaaccgtatcagtgctcacagtgtgtgaaaagttttaatacacagagtgatctcaaaatacaccagcgcattcacactgaagagaaaccgtatcagtgctcacagtgtgaaaagagtttcaatggacagagtgatctgaaaagacaccagcgcattcacattggagagaaaccatatcagtgctcacagtgtggaaggagttttaatcatcagagtactctcaaaagacaccagcgcattcacactggagagaaaccatatcagtgcttacagtgtgggaagagtttcaatGGACAGAGtactctcaaaagacaccagcgcattcacactggagagaaatcatatcagtgctcacagtgtggaaagagttttaatcatcagagtactctcaaaagacaccagcgcattcacactggagagaaaccatatcagtgcttacagtgtgggaagagttttaatgaacagagtcattttaaaagacaccagcgcattcacactggagagaaaccatatcagtgcttacagtgtgggaagagttttaatcaactgagtcattttaaaagacaccagcgcattcacactggagaaaaaccgtatcagtgctcacagtgtgtgaaaagttttaatacacagagtgatctcaaaatacaccagcgcattcacactgaagagaaaccgtatcagtgctcacagtgtgaaaagagtttcaatggacagagtgatctgaaaagacaccagcgcattcacattggagagaaaccatatcagtgctcacagtgtggaaggagttttaatcatcagagtactctcaaaagacaccagcgcattcacactggagagaaaccatag